The Ochotona princeps isolate mOchPri1 chromosome 1, mOchPri1.hap1, whole genome shotgun sequence genome has a segment encoding these proteins:
- the LOC101526678 gene encoding large ribosomal subunit protein uL10 produces MPREDRATWKSNYFLKIIQLLDDYPKCFIVGADNVGSKQMQQIRMSLRGKAVVLMGKNTMMRKAIRGHLENNPALEKLLPHIRGNVGFVFTKEDLTEIRDMLLANKVPAAARAGAIAPCEVTVPAQNTGLGPEKTSFFQALGITTKISRGTIEILSDVQLIKTGDKVGASEATLLNMLNISPFSFGLIIQQVFDNGSIYNPEVLDITEETLHSRFLEGVRNVASVSLQIGYPTVASVPHSIINGYKRVLALSVETDYTFPLAEKVKAFLADPSAFVAAAPAAAATSAAPAAAAAAPAKVEAKEESEESDEDMGFGLFD; encoded by the coding sequence ATGCCCAGGGAAGACAGGGCGACCTGGAAGTCCAACTACTTCCTTAAGATCATCCAACTCCTGGACGATTACCCAAAATGCTTCATCGTGGGAGCAGACAATGTGGGCTCCAAGCAGATGCAACAGATCCGCATGTCCCTGCGGGGCAAGGCAGTGGTGCTGATGGGCAAGAACACCATGATGCGCAAAGCCATCCGGGGCCACCTGGAGAACAACCCGGCCCTCGAGAAACTCCTGCCACATATCCGGGGCAACGTGGGCTTTGTGTTCACCAAGGAGGACCTCACTGAGATCAGGGACATGCTTCTGGCCAACAAGGTGCCCGCTGCTGCCCGTGCTGGGGCCATTGCTCCCTGTGAGGTCACTGTGCCTGCTCAGAACACCGGCCTGGGCCCCGAGAAGACCTCCTTCTTCCAGGCTTTGGGTATCACCACCAAGATCTCCAGGGGTACCATCGAAATCCTGAGTGATGTGCAGCTGATAAAGACTGGAGACAAGGTGGGGGCCAGTGAGGCCACACTGCTCAACATGCTGAACATCTCGCCCTTCTCCTTCGGGCTGATCATCCAGCAGGTGTTCGACAACGGCAGCATCTACAACCCCGAAGTGCTGGACATCACCGAGGAGACCCTGCACTCCCGCTTCCTGGAGGGTGTGCGCAATGTGGCCAGTGTGTCTCTGCAGATTGGCTACCCGACTGTTGCTTCTGTGCCCCATTCCATCATCAATGGGTACAAGCGGGTCCTGGCTCTGTCTGTGGAGACAGATTACACCTTCCCACTTGCTGAAAAGGTCAAGGCCTTCCTGGCTGATCCATCTGCCTTTGTGGCTGCTGCCCCTGCAGCTGCCGCCacctctgctgctcctgctgctgcagctgcagccccagccaaGGTGGAGGCCAAGGAGGAGTCGGAAGAGTCGGACGAGGATATGGGCTTCGGTCTCTTTGACTAA